The following are encoded in a window of Sulfurimonas sp. C5 genomic DNA:
- a CDS encoding DUF485 domain-containing protein has protein sequence MEKDLIEKIKSNADYQTLIKKRTSFAIVLTIIMLVVYFAFILTIAFDPSLLAEPLNSDSVTTIGIPIGIAVIIIAFILTGIYTKRANSEFDELANKVKSSIKGDN, from the coding sequence ATGGAAAAAGATCTGATTGAAAAGATCAAGTCGAATGCAGACTATCAAACATTGATAAAAAAGAGAACATCTTTTGCAATTGTTTTAACAATTATCATGCTTGTTGTTTATTTCGCATTTATCTTAACTATAGCATTTGATCCGTCACTCTTGGCAGAGCCATTAAATAGTGACAGTGTTACAACAATCGGGATTCCGATAGGTATTGCAGTAATCATTATTGCATTTATCTTAACAGGTATCTATACAAAAAGAGCAAACAGTGAGTTTGATGAGCTTGCAAACAAAGTCAAAAGCAGCATTAAAGGGGATAACTAA